Proteins from one Coregonus clupeaformis isolate EN_2021a chromosome 25, ASM2061545v1, whole genome shotgun sequence genomic window:
- the LOC121539404 gene encoding DNA-binding protein inhibitor ID-2 produces the protein MKAISPVRSFRKNSANLSEHSLGISRSKTPVDDPLSLLYNMNDCYSKLKELVPSIPQNKNVSKMEILQHVIDYILDLQIALDSNVTITSLHHPRPGQATPRTPLTTLNTDISILSLQSPEFPSDLITDDSRTLHR, from the exons ATGAAAGCGATAAGCCCAGTAAGGTCTTTCCGGAAAAACAGCGCGAATCTGTCTGAACACAGTCTGGGAATCTCTCGGAGCAAGACTCCCGTGGATGATCCTTTAAGCCTGCTTTACAACATGAACGACTGCTACTCCAAGCTGAAGGAGCTGGTGCCCAGCATCCCTCAGAACAAGAACGTGAGCAAGATGGAAATCCTGCAGCATGTCATCGACTATATTCTGGACCTGCAGATCGCACTTGACTCCAATGTCACAATAACGAGCCTCCATCACCCGCGACCGGGGCAAGCGACACCCAGGACTCCCCTAACAACTCTCAATACAGATATCAGCATCTTGTCATTACAG TCGCCGGAGTTCCCATCAGACCTGATAACGGATGACAGCAGGACTCTTCATCGTTAA